CGCCGAGCAGCTCGGCGCCGCCGCAGAGCACGGCACCGTCCCCCACCACCGCCCCTGAGCCGGTCGGCCCGCGGCAGCTGGCCGCCGAGTTCGCGGCGGTGCTCACGCTGGCGGTCGCCGAGGGCCAGGTGGACCGCAGGACCGCGGAGCAGTTGGTCAGGGACCTGGCCGAGCTGAGCCGCCGGGAGCGGGGCCGCGCCGAGCGGGTGGAGAAGCTGCGCGACCGCCTCGCCGACGCGGCCGACGACGGCAAACTCGACCGGCAGGTGGCGTCTCGGCTCGATGCCCTGCTCGACGGCGTCGACATCAGCGGTGGCCGCGGCGACGGCTGACCGCCGACCGGATCGCCCCGGAGGGTCCACAGCGTGCGGCATAGCTCGACAGCCTGCGGCCCTGTCGGGGGCGGTCACGGCCGGTGGTCCGGCGCCGGTCGTGTCAGACCTGAGCCGCCCTCGTGGCAGGCTCTCAGGATCGGGTTCGTAGCGTGTAGCCCATGTCTCGCACCGTGCCCGTCCTGCTCGCCTCCGGTACCGCCGCCGGGGAGGCGGCACCACCACCCCAGGACGGCATCGTCGGTCACCTCACCGGGTTGGTGGAACGGCTCGGTGGGCCCGGCGCGGGTCTCGCCGTTGCCCTGGAGAACCTCTTTCCACCGATCCCCAGCGAGGTGATCCTGCCGCTCGCCGGGTTCGTCGCCGGACAGGGACGGATGAGTCTGGCCAGCGCGATCTTCTGGACGACACTCGGCTCCGTCCTGGGTGCGCTCGCGCTGTACCACATCGGAGCGGCGCTCGGGCGGGAACGGATGCGGGCGATCGCCGCCCGGCTGCCGCTGGTGAAGCTCGACGACGTCGACCGGACCGAGGAGTGGTTCCGCCGGCACGGCGTCAAGGCGGTCTTCTTCGGGCGGATGATCCCGATCTTTCGTAGCATGATCTCGATTCCGGCCGGTGTGGAACGGATGCCGGTGCTGACCTTCGTCGTCTACACCACCCTGGGCAGTCTGATCTGGAACACCACCTTCGTCATGGCCGGCTACCTGTTGGGCGACAACTGGCATCTGGTCGAGGAGTACGCCGGCATCCTCCAGAACGTGGTCATCCTCGCCTGCGTGGTCGGTGCCGGCTGGTTCGTCGTGACGCGCCTACGTCGGTCGCGCACCTCCGGGGGCGTGCTCCCCAACGGGCCGGACGACGAGTTTCCCAGCCCGGTCCCGTCCGTCGACGGCGGCGTCGTCCCCGACCCGTACGGGCGGGGGACGCTCTACCGCAGCACCTGGTCCCAGGGGCGGGACGTGGGCTAGCCACTCCTTCCGGGGAAGAGTGTGTCCGCTGGCGTCCGGGAAGGTGTGTCTCCGCCGGCCGGTGGGGGAGTGCCGAATCAGCCCAGGTCGACGGCGGGGTACAGCGGGAAACCGGCGAGCAGCTCGGTGGCCTGCCGGCTGACCTTGTCGGCGGTGGCCGGGTCCAGGACGTACTTCGCCTTGGACGGGGTGCCGTCGGCGTTCGTGCCCGGGGTGGTCTGGCTCAACACCGTGTGGATCAGCTCGGCGGTGGCGTCCATCTCCGCGGTACCGAGGCCCCGCGTGGTCAGCGCCGGGGTGCCGATCCGGACGCCGGACGTGTACCACGCGCCGTTCGGGTCCTGTGGAACGGAGTTGCGGTTGGTGACGATGCCCGAGTCGAGCAGCGCCTGCTCGGCCTGTCTGCCGGTGAGGCCGTATCCGGTGACGTCGATGAGCACCAGGTGGTTGTCGGTCCCGCCGGTGACCAGGGCGGCGCCGCGCCGCAGCAGGCCGTCGGCGAGGGCGTGCGCGTTGCCGACGATCCGTTGGGCGTAGTCGGCGAAGTCGGGGCGGCGGGCCTCGGCGAGTGCGACCGCCTTGGCGGCCATCACGTGCGGCAGCGGGCCGCCGAGGACCATCGGGCAGCCCCGGTCGACCTGCTCGGCCAGTTCCGGGCCGCAGAGCACGAGGCCGCCGCGCGGCCCGCGCAGCGACTTGTGCGTGGTGGAGGTGACGATCTGCGCGTGCGACACCGGGTCGAAGTCGCCGGTGAAGACCTTGCCGGCTACCAGGCCGGCGAAGTGTGCCATGTCGACCATGAAGGTCGCCCCGACGGAGTCGGCGATCTCCCGCATGATCCGGAAGTTGATCTTGCGTGGGTATGCCGAGTACCCGGCGACGAGGATCAGCGGCTTGAACTCGCGGGCGGCCTCGGCGACCCTGTCGTAGTCGACCAGCCCGGTCACCGGATCGGTGCCGTAGCTGCGCTGGTCGAACATCTTGCCGGAGATGTTCGGCCGGAAGCCGTGGGTGAGGTGGCCGCCCGCGTCCAGCGACATGCCCAGCATCCGCTGGTCGCCCAACTCCCGGCGGAGCGCGAACCAGTCGGCCTCGGTGAGGTCGTTGACGTGGCGCGTTTGCGCGCGCCTGAGCGCCGGTGACTCGACCCGGTCGGCCAGGACCGCCCAGAAGGCGACCAGGTTGGCGTCGATGCCCGAGTGCGGCTGGACGTACGCGTGCGGCGCGCCGAACAGCTCCCGGGCGTGCTCGGCGGCGAGCGCCTCCACCGTGTCGACGTTCTGGCAGCCGGCGTAGAACCGGCGCCCCACGGTGCCCTCGGCGTACTTGTCGCTGAACCAGTTGCCCATGGCCAGCAGGGTGGCCGGAGAGGCGTAGTTCTCGCTCGCGATGAGCTTGAGCGACGCGCGCTGGTCGGCCAGCTCGGCGCGGATGGCATCGGCCACGCGGGGCTCGACGCCGCCGATCACTTCGAGCGCGCCGCGGAAGGCGGTGGACTCGGGGTTGCGCGGCATGTGACCTCCTGATGACGTACGGAAGGCCCAGGCGCTCGGCATGCGTCCTCGTGACGGGACCGCTCCCCGATGGTTCTCCATCTCCAACGCGCCAGTCACGGCCCGAGGGAATCCTACCGGGTACGCCGGTGCCGCCGCCGCACCGGCGTACGACCGTTCCGGCGACTCCCGCGCAGGGTGGATCGGCGGATCCGACCCGAGCCCCGTTGTCACCGGCATCGGACCGGTACGGCCTTCGGGGGTGGTCGAGCGGGTGTCGCACGGCCTAAGATCGACGGCGTGGCGGGGGTGGGCAGTGGTGGGAGTCTTCTGGCTATCAGCGATCTGCACGTCCGCCACCCCGACAACCGGACCGTCGTCGAGGGGCTGCACCCGGAGTCGCCGGACGACTGGCTACTCGTCGCCGGCGATGTCGGCGACACCGTCGCCGACATCGAGTGGACGCTGCGGCTGCTGGCCGACCGGTTCGCGAAGGTCGTCTGGTCACCTGGCAACCACGAGCTGTGGACACCGCCCGGCGACCCGGTGACCCTGCGGGGCGCGGCGCGTTACGCCCACCTGGTCGACCTGTGCCGGGACCTCGGCGTGATCACCCCGGAGGATCCCTACCCGGTCTGGGCGGGGCCCGCGGGGCCGGTCACCGTGGCGCCGCTGTTCCTGTTGTACGACCACAGTTGGCGCCCGGAGGGCTTCGACACGCAGGAGGCGGCGCTGGCCGAGGCGTACCGGACCGGAATCGTCTGCACCGACGAGTACCTGCTGCACCCCGACCCGTACGAGAGCCGGTCGGCGTGGTGCGCGGCCCGGGTCGCCGAGACCGCCCGCCGTTTGGCCGACCGGGACCCGGCGCTGCCGACCGTGCTGGTCAACCACTGGCCGTTGGTCCGTGAGCCGACCCGGATCCTCCGGTACCCGATCTTCGCCCAGTGGTGCGGCACCGAGGCCACCGCCGACTGGCACCGTCGCTTCGACGCCGTCGCGGTGGTCTACGGCCACCTGCACATCCCCCGCACCACCTGGTACGACGGGGTGCGGTTCGAGGAGGTGTCGGTGGGCTACCCGCGGGAGTGGCGGCGGCGGAGGGTACCTCCGGGGCAGCTGCGGCGGATCCTGCCCGCGCCGGACCACGTGCCGCCGACCGCCTGGTGACTTTCCGCCCGGCCCGGCCGCCGACCTTCTCCTGCCCCCGTCCAGCCGGCGCAGGTGACCGGCGTGAAGGGAGCGAGGCTGGGTAAGCGCTGGTTCCAGGCACGATCGACAGGGGAGGTGTGCCGTGGCCACGATGGTCAGGGAACCGATGAGCCCGGTCAAGGACAAGAACTACGACCTGATCCACGCGGTGCAGATGTCACTGCAGCATATCTGGCAGGTGGAGACGTACATCGCCGACGCGGAGGCCAACGGGGACACGGAACTCGCCACCTGGTTCCGCAGAATCCAGGAGAACAACCGCAAGGCGGGCGAGCAGGGTAAGAAGATGCTCATGGAGCGTCTACAGCGGGAAAACGGCTGAGGAGGCCGGCGGGCCACCGGCCGGACGGACACACCGACCGGCCGGCGCCCACGCTCACCGCGTCCGCAGCTGGTAGATCCCGCGCCCGAAGGTGGCGGCGACCAGACGGTGGTTCGTCGCGTCGTACTCGATGTCGTCGACCGGCACCAGCGGCAGGCCGTCACCCTGGCGTAGCCAGACCCCGCCGCCGCTCGGGCTGACGAACACGCCCTGGTCGGTGGCGACGTACAGGGTCAGCCCACGGCCGATCACCAGGTCGTTGACCGGGGCCCGGGGCAGGGTGCCGCCGAGGTCGACGAAGCGGCGGCCCCCGTCGAGCGATCCCAGCACGTGCGGCCGGTCCGACCCGGACCGGTACGCCGACAGCGTCACGTACAGCCGATTCGGCCGTTGCGGGTCCACGACGACCCGCGTCACCCAGGGCTGCCCGGAGAGCAGCTGCTGCCAGGAGGCGCCGAGATCCCGGGTGACCCACACCCGGCCGTCGTCGGTGCCGACGTAGACCGTCCGCCCGTCGCCGGCCGGGGCGATGGTGGTGATCGTGCCGTAGTTGGTGTAGACCGGGTCGCGCCCGGGCCCGCCGGTCAGGTCGTCGCTGATCGGGGTCCAGGTCCGGCCGCCGTCGGTGGAGCGGTTGAGCACGTTCGCGCCGTAGTACATGACCGACGGGTCACGCGGGTCGAAGACAACCGGCGCGAACCAGTTGCGCCGAGCACCGGTGACCTTGTTGCCGAAGTAGGTCATCGTGTCGCCACCGTCGACCGACCAGAAGCAGTTGCCGTACTGGTAGCAGGCGTAGACGTTGTCCTTGTCCCGCGGGTTGATCTGGTTTTCCTCGCCGTCCCCGCCCAGGTACTCGTTGAACGCCGGCCCACCCCACGAGCGCAGCGACCCGTTGTCCTGGGTGCCGCCGGAGATCCGGCTGACGTCCTGCGGGGTGATCGCCACGCTGTAGAACTGGGTGTACGGCTCGTGGGTGGCCTTGACCCACCTGCCGTCGCCGTCGGCGTCGGAGCGGTAGATGCCGCCGTCGTTGCCGAGGTACACCCGCTGCGGGTACCGGGGGTCCCACACCATCGCGTGGTGGTCGACGTGAATGGTGGTGGCGTCGGCTGTCCACGTGCGCCCGCCGTCCTTCGTGGTCAGCAGCGGCACCCCGGCGACGTGCACGTGCAGCGGCTCGTCCGGATCCACCCAGACCTTGCCGAACCACCAGCCGAACGTCGACTGCGAGGCGGTCAGCACCGGGGTGTCGGGCAACCGGGCCCAGGAGTCGCCGCCGTCGGTGGTGCCGTAGAAGCCGGCGAACGGGCCGGCGGTGGAGTTGACGATCGCGTACAGCCGGTCCGGCTCGGACGCGGACTGCCCGAGGCCGATGCGACCCCCCTCCGGCCCGGCGGCCGGGAGCCCGCCCGCCAGACGCTGCCAGGTCGCCCCGCCGTCGGTCGAGCGGTGGACCCCCGACCCGACCCCGCCGTACGTCCGCAGGTCCGGGGTGCGCCGATGGTCCCAGAGCACGGCGTACAGCCGCTGCCGGTCGCGCGGGTCGAGCAGCACCTCGGTGGCGCCGGTGAATTCGTTCTCGCCGGCGAGGATCCGTCGCCAGGTGGCGCCGCCGTCGGTGGACGCGTACACACCCCGCTCGCCTCCGGCGGTGTAGAGCGAGCCGGCCGCCGCGACGAAGATCCGCCCCGGGTCGGCCGGGTCGACGGTGATCGCGCCGATCGCGCCCGAGTCGCGCAGCCCGAGGTGTCGCCAGGTCCTGCCGCCGTCGCGGGACGCGTACAGGCCGGTGCCCTCGTAGGTGATGCTGCCACCGCCCGGGTTGACCTCGCCGGTGCCGGCGTAGAGGGTGCCGTCCGGGCCGGTCGCCACCGCACCCATCGCCTGTGTCCAGCCGTCCGGCCAGGCGGGCTCGAAACGTTGGCCAGCGTCTCGGCTGACCCAGACGCCACCGCTGGCCGCCGCGGCGTAGACGGTGTCGGGCCGCAGTGGATCGAGGGCGAGCGAGGTGATTCGTCCGCCGATGTTCGTCGGGCCGACCAGGTCCCACCGGCCACCCACGGCGGGCAGCCGACGGGCCGCACGCGCGGCGTCGTCGTACGCGTGCCGGGGCAGTGTCTGCCCGGGCAGGGTCTTCTGCATGTGGCGGTAGTCGGCGGGCGCCGAGGGCCCGCGGACGGGCCGGTAGTCGTCGACGGGTGGCGGTGGGCCGGCGTGCCCCGGAGCGGGGACACCGGTGGCGCCGACGAGCAGCGCCGCGACCAGGGTGAGGGGGAACGTTCGTCGTCGGGTCACAGGGATCCCTTCGCCGATGCGGGGAGAGAGCGCCGGACATCGCCGAACCTACGGAGACGGTTGTCGATGGTCAACCGCCGTCCGCCGTGGTCGGCGCGGATGGCCCGCCGCCGTTCCCGCCCCGCTACGGTGTGAGGTGTGGCGGCGGAGGAGATCCGGGTGGGGGAGCGGCTGGTGCGCGTGTCCAGCCCCGACAAGCCGTACTTTCCGGAGCTCGGTCTGACCAAACTCGACGTGGTGCGCTACTTCCTCGCCGTCGGCGACGGCATCCTGCGCGCCGTCCGGGACCGACCGACCATGCTGGAGCGTTGGCCGCGCGGCGTCTTCGACGGTGCCAAGGTCGCCACCCGGACGGACAACCGCGGCGACGCCTTCTACCAGAAGCGGTTGCCGGCCGGAGCGCCCGCCTGGGTGCGGACCGCGCACATCACCTTCCCGAGTGGCCGCACCGCCGACGAGGTGGCGCCGAGCGAGCTGGCCGTGGTGATCTGGGCGGCCAACCTCGGCACGCTGCGCTTCCACCCGTGGCCGGTGTCCAGCGGCGACGTCGAGCGCCCCGACCAGCTCCGCATCGACCTGGACCCGCTGCCCGGCGTGGGTTTCGACCAGGTGGTGCCGGTGGCGCACGAGGTCCGGGCGTTCCTCGACGAGCTGGGGCTGACGGGTTACCCGAAGACCACCGGCGGCCGGGGGCTGCACGTCTACCTCACCGTCGAGCCCCGGTGGAGCTTCGGCGACTGCCGGCGCGCCGTGCTGGCGCTGGGCCGGGAGATGCAGCGCCGCCGACCGGACCTGGTCACCACCACCTGGCGGCGGGACCAGCGAGACCGGCCGGTCTTCGTCGACTACAACCAGATGGCCCGCGACCACACCGTGACGTCGGCGTACTCGGTCCGGCCGACCCCGGCGGCGCTGGTGTCCGCCCCGCTGGACTGGTCCGAGCTGGACGACGCCCGGCCGGAGGACTTCGACGTCACCACGGTGCCGTCGCGTTTCGTCGAGCGCGGCGACCCGCACGCCGGCCTGGACGAGCGTGCGTACTCGCTGCAACCGCTGCTGGAACTGGCCGACCGTGAGGGCCTGGAAGCGCCGTCGGAGCGCTGAGGCAGCCGCCTTGACGTGAGTTGTGCCCCGACGCGCAACGGTTGACGTCGAGTGCTCTCGAACTGGAAGCCTGGGGTGCGTGGACATCAGCACGCGGAAGATGAGCCTCACCGTCGGCGAGGCGGCGGAACGGGTCGGCCTGACCACCTACACCCTGCGCTGGTACGAGCAGGAGGGCCTGGTAGCCCCGGTCGGGCGGGACTCCTCGGGGCGCCGGCGCTACACCGAGTCCGACGTCAACTGGCTGTTGCTGCTCACCCGGCTGCGCCGGACCGGCATGCCGGTCCGGGACATGCGTCGCTACGCCGAACTGGCCCGGCAGGGCGACCGGACGCTCGGCGCCCGGCGGGCGCTCTTCGAGACGCACCGCGCTCGGGTGCTGGCCCGGATAGTCGGACTGGAGGAGGACCTCAAGGTGCTCGACTACAAGATCGACAAATACCGCAGGGCGGAGGAGGAACTGGCATGATCTGGCGACGGGTGGGCGCGACCGGCCCGAAGGTCTCGGCGATCGGTCTGGGCTGCATGGGCATGAGCTTCGGGTACGGCGGGGCGGACGACGCCGAGTCGACGCGGACCCTGCACCGGGCCCTCGACCTCGGGGTCAATCACCTCGACACCGCCGACATGTACGGCTTCGGCGCGAACGAGCGGCTGCTCGCCCCGGTGGTGCGGGCCCGGCGAGACGAGGTCTTCCTCGCCACCAAGTTCGGCAACCGCACCACCGGCGACAGCTTTGGCGGCACCGGCACCCCCGGTGCCTACGTGGACAGCAGCGCCGCCTGGGCCCGACAGGCCTGCGACGCCTCGCTGGGCCGGCTCGGGGTGGAGACCATCGACCTGTACTACCTGCACCGGCGTAACCCGGAGACGCCGATCGACGAGACCGTGGGCGCGCTCGCCGACCTGGTCACCGCCGGCAAGGTCCGCCTGATCGGCCTGTCCGAGATCAGCCCGGCCACGCTGCGGGCGGCGCACTCCGTACACCCGGTCGCGGCGGTGCAGATGGAGTACTCCCTGTTCACCCGGGACGTCGAGGGGGAGATGCTGGCCACCTGCCGTGAACTGGGGGTGTCTCTGGTGGCCTACTCGCCGGTTGGGCGGGGGCTGCTCACCGGGACGATCACCAGCCGGACGCAGCTCGCCGAGGACGACTGGCGACGCACCGTGCCGCGCTTCGCCGAGGGCAATCTCGACGCCAACGTGAAGCTGGCCAACGCGGTCCGCGAAGTGGCAGGGGAGATCGGCTGCACTCCGGCCCAGGCGGCGCTGGCCTGGTTGCTGGCCCGGGGCGAGGACATTCTGCCGATCCCCGGCACCAAGCGGGTCCGCTGGCTGGAGGAGAACGCGGCGGCGGCCGACATTCGGCTGACCCCGGAGCAGCAGATCCGACTCCGCGAGGCGGTGCCGGCCGGCGCTGTGGTCGGTGCAAGGTACACCGAGGCAGGAATGCGAACCGTCGGGCACTAGCCGCCTGGGTGATTCACGGTGGCTGTCAATTGATGCGGGTGCGGCTCTGGTGAGGTGCGGCGACACGCTGTGTGGCCTGGGGATGTGTTACTGGTTGTGATGGTGAAAGGGATCCTCCCGCTATGTTCGTCGGTTGCGAGACACGAACATCAGCAAAGAGGGAGCCCGGTGCAAGAGTACGCATCCGAGACGGCGGACGATGCTTTCGCCGGCTCATCCGTGCGGTTCGGCGCGATGGTGGACTTCCTGTCCGGTGAGCATGCGGCGGGGATGACTCACGCCGAACTGGAGGAGCGGCTGCATACCGATGGCATGCGGTTGCTGTGTCAGTTGTTGCAGGACAGTCTGGATCTTCGTGCCAGTCGGGAGGAACGGCTCGACGAGGTGACCGACGCCGATAGCCATCTGCGGGGGTGGGCCGAGCGGGGGCGGCAGCGGACGCTGGCCACCCGGTTCGGTGAGGTGGTGGTGACGCGTATCGCCTACCGGGCGCGGGCGCGGGCCGATCTGAACCCGGCGGACGCGGTGTTGAACCTGCCCGTGGAGAAGCACTCGCATGGACTGCGCCGGTTGGCCGCGGCCGAGGCGGCCCGCGGCTCGTTCACCGACGCGGCGGCCGCGATTGAGCGGGCCACCACGGTGCGTATCGGGAAACGGCAGGTCGAGGCGTTGGCCGCCGCAGCGGCGATAGATGTGGATGCCTTCTACACCGCCCACGCCCCGGACTGGTCGGCCGATGATGATGTGCTGGCGTTGTCCTTCGACGCCAAAGGGGTGGTGATGCGCCCCGACGGGCTCCGCGCGGGCACCGCCAAGGCCGCGGTCAGCCAGAAACTGGCCGGCCGCCGGTCCAAGGGCGAGAAACGCAACCGCAAGCGGATGTGCGAGGTCGCCGCGGTCTTCGACGTGACCGGCAAGCCGCGCACCATCGCCGACATCCTGCCCGAGGACCCCGAAGCGGCCCAAACTGCTACCCCGGCGCCGGTCACCTCCGGCAAGTGG
The sequence above is a segment of the Micromonospora sp. WMMA1363 genome. Coding sequences within it:
- a CDS encoding DedA family protein, giving the protein MSRTVPVLLASGTAAGEAAPPPQDGIVGHLTGLVERLGGPGAGLAVALENLFPPIPSEVILPLAGFVAGQGRMSLASAIFWTTLGSVLGALALYHIGAALGRERMRAIAARLPLVKLDDVDRTEEWFRRHGVKAVFFGRMIPIFRSMISIPAGVERMPVLTFVVYTTLGSLIWNTTFVMAGYLLGDNWHLVEEYAGILQNVVILACVVGAGWFVVTRLRRSRTSGGVLPNGPDDEFPSPVPSVDGGVVPDPYGRGTLYRSTWSQGRDVG
- a CDS encoding aldo/keto reductase, giving the protein MIWRRVGATGPKVSAIGLGCMGMSFGYGGADDAESTRTLHRALDLGVNHLDTADMYGFGANERLLAPVVRARRDEVFLATKFGNRTTGDSFGGTGTPGAYVDSSAAWARQACDASLGRLGVETIDLYYLHRRNPETPIDETVGALADLVTAGKVRLIGLSEISPATLRAAHSVHPVAAVQMEYSLFTRDVEGEMLATCRELGVSLVAYSPVGRGLLTGTITSRTQLAEDDWRRTVPRFAEGNLDANVKLANAVREVAGEIGCTPAQAALAWLLARGEDILPIPGTKRVRWLEENAAAADIRLTPEQQIRLREAVPAGAVVGARYTEAGMRTVGH
- a CDS encoding DNA primase small subunit domain-containing protein — translated: MAAEEIRVGERLVRVSSPDKPYFPELGLTKLDVVRYFLAVGDGILRAVRDRPTMLERWPRGVFDGAKVATRTDNRGDAFYQKRLPAGAPAWVRTAHITFPSGRTADEVAPSELAVVIWAANLGTLRFHPWPVSSGDVERPDQLRIDLDPLPGVGFDQVVPVAHEVRAFLDELGLTGYPKTTGGRGLHVYLTVEPRWSFGDCRRAVLALGREMQRRRPDLVTTTWRRDQRDRPVFVDYNQMARDHTVTSAYSVRPTPAALVSAPLDWSELDDARPEDFDVTTVPSRFVERGDPHAGLDERAYSLQPLLELADREGLEAPSER
- a CDS encoding ISKra4 family transposase, which codes for MVDFLSGEHAAGMTHAELEERLHTDGMRLLCQLLQDSLDLRASREERLDEVTDADSHLRGWAERGRQRTLATRFGEVVVTRIAYRARARADLNPADAVLNLPVEKHSHGLRRLAAAEAARGSFTDAAAAIERATTVRIGKRQVEALAAAAAIDVDAFYTAHAPDWSADDDVLALSFDAKGVVMRPDGLRAGTAKAAVSQKLAGRRSKGEKRNRKRMCEVAAVFDVTGKPRTIADILPEDPEAAQTATPAPVTSGKWLHASVTDDAAAVIAAGFAEADRRDPDHARTWIALVDGNTHQIDRIHAEAKTRKITLPVVVDFIHVIEYLWKATWCFHPEGDPNAERWVRAQARQVLAGRAGIVAAAIRRKATYHGLDPGKRKPADVAAAYLLAKKPYLDYPTALANGWPIATGVIEGACRHLVKDRMDVTGARWGLDGAEAILKLRTLISNGDFDQYWTWHLAQEQQRIHNSRYLGGAIPQ
- a CDS encoding glycine hydroxymethyltransferase — translated: MPRNPESTAFRGALEVIGGVEPRVADAIRAELADQRASLKLIASENYASPATLLAMGNWFSDKYAEGTVGRRFYAGCQNVDTVEALAAEHARELFGAPHAYVQPHSGIDANLVAFWAVLADRVESPALRRAQTRHVNDLTEADWFALRRELGDQRMLGMSLDAGGHLTHGFRPNISGKMFDQRSYGTDPVTGLVDYDRVAEAAREFKPLILVAGYSAYPRKINFRIMREIADSVGATFMVDMAHFAGLVAGKVFTGDFDPVSHAQIVTSTTHKSLRGPRGGLVLCGPELAEQVDRGCPMVLGGPLPHVMAAKAVALAEARRPDFADYAQRIVGNAHALADGLLRRGAALVTGGTDNHLVLIDVTGYGLTGRQAEQALLDSGIVTNRNSVPQDPNGAWYTSGVRIGTPALTTRGLGTAEMDATAELIHTVLSQTTPGTNADGTPSKAKYVLDPATADKVSRQATELLAGFPLYPAVDLG
- a CDS encoding glycosyl hydrolase, which codes for MTRRRTFPLTLVAALLVGATGVPAPGHAGPPPPVDDYRPVRGPSAPADYRHMQKTLPGQTLPRHAYDDAARAARRLPAVGGRWDLVGPTNIGGRITSLALDPLRPDTVYAAAASGGVWVSRDAGQRFEPAWPDGWTQAMGAVATGPDGTLYAGTGEVNPGGGSITYEGTGLYASRDGGRTWRHLGLRDSGAIGAITVDPADPGRIFVAAAGSLYTAGGERGVYASTDGGATWRRILAGENEFTGATEVLLDPRDRQRLYAVLWDHRRTPDLRTYGGVGSGVHRSTDGGATWQRLAGGLPAAGPEGGRIGLGQSASEPDRLYAIVNSTAGPFAGFYGTTDGGDSWARLPDTPVLTASQSTFGWWFGKVWVDPDEPLHVHVAGVPLLTTKDGGRTWTADATTIHVDHHAMVWDPRYPQRVYLGNDGGIYRSDADGDGRWVKATHEPYTQFYSVAITPQDVSRISGGTQDNGSLRSWGGPAFNEYLGGDGEENQINPRDKDNVYACYQYGNCFWSVDGGDTMTYFGNKVTGARRNWFAPVVFDPRDPSVMYYGANVLNRSTDGGRTWTPISDDLTGGPGRDPVYTNYGTITTIAPAGDGRTVYVGTDDGRVWVTRDLGASWQQLLSGQPWVTRVVVDPQRPNRLYVTLSAYRSGSDRPHVLGSLDGGRRFVDLGGTLPRAPVNDLVIGRGLTLYVATDQGVFVSPSGGGVWLRQGDGLPLVPVDDIEYDATNHRLVAATFGRGIYQLRTR
- a CDS encoding MerR family transcriptional regulator, whose amino-acid sequence is MDISTRKMSLTVGEAAERVGLTTYTLRWYEQEGLVAPVGRDSSGRRRYTESDVNWLLLLTRLRRTGMPVRDMRRYAELARQGDRTLGARRALFETHRARVLARIVGLEEDLKVLDYKIDKYRRAEEELA
- a CDS encoding metallophosphoesterase, which gives rise to MDGVAGVGSGGSLLAISDLHVRHPDNRTVVEGLHPESPDDWLLVAGDVGDTVADIEWTLRLLADRFAKVVWSPGNHELWTPPGDPVTLRGAARYAHLVDLCRDLGVITPEDPYPVWAGPAGPVTVAPLFLLYDHSWRPEGFDTQEAALAEAYRTGIVCTDEYLLHPDPYESRSAWCAARVAETARRLADRDPALPTVLVNHWPLVREPTRILRYPIFAQWCGTEATADWHRRFDAVAVVYGHLHIPRTTWYDGVRFEEVSVGYPREWRRRRVPPGQLRRILPAPDHVPPTAW